Part of the Plectropomus leopardus isolate mb unplaced genomic scaffold, YSFRI_Pleo_2.0 unplaced_scaffold25788, whole genome shotgun sequence genome, aaaaaaatatttataatatagctatttttgtttgtgtgaaatcttattctaaattatttgaaaagttaatctgtaaatcaaaccaaagaagtgggatgaaaaaaatctactaaCAAATGCTCAATAATTTCCTTAGTGTTGGAGGAAGTATCCTTTATTAAGGCAAAGTAACAGTACCACAGTGTAAAAGTACTCTGTGTTGGTTTTGAGTgtctttgttgtaattttgcGTCTCCTggttgtgtgtctttgtggtccttatgcctgtttttgtgattttgtgtcttttttttcattttgtctaataattttgtgtctctttctgctgttttgtgtttctttgtaactgttttgtcactttgaagttatttatgtgtctttgcagttcttttgcattttttgtgaccTTTTTGCGTCCCTTCTTTGTTGCTACATTTGagtggcattttgcagataacAGCTGGAGGGAAGTTGACATTTTGACGCCTTCAGTAACCCATCCATAAagtcaagtaaagtacaagtaatgctaattaaaaaaaagtttattttgttcCGATAACCATTTGTTTTAGCTCATGAGAGATTCACACGACCCACAAAGTGTCAGAAATAACAATGACACCTGCAACTCTTCATACTTCACTGTAAACTCAGGGGGCAGACCTACACAACAGTAACATGGACGTGAACTATGTCTTTATGTCGTCGTCTGGTCATCCCAAATAAAACTCTGAACAAATAGCCACGTTTACATCAtgtaaaagcattttgtttacTGCTTTTATGCTTCCATGACACGTAGGAGGATAAGAAATGATGACAGacgatgaaaaaaaacaaaaacctgacataTTTTCAAAACTACCAGTAGAAATCATTTACAAAAATTGAGTCTTTGATTTTTCAGTTGTGTCTTCGTTACAGAGTTTAACATTAAGTATGTAGTATAgttacatttacagtatattaaaaCGCCATATCTTTGACCTGCGAGAGTAACACTgacatatttcattttccaaACCATTCATTTTTCTAGTCTAAGCAGAATTATCTCAGCTGATTCGTCACTGAAAAACAGTTTATATTGGCCAAACTGGCCTTTATGCTGCTGCGACAGGCACACATAACTAACAACATGACATACTGTAGGTTTTATCTGTAAAGCCAAAGGAAATACGAGCTGTTTTGGTCCAGTCACAATAAACTTTGAATAAAAAGCAGCACCCTCTCCATGTATTGACCGCACAGTCATCCGACTCGGCTCGCTCTAAAAACTTGTTGCTTTTGACCATCATAGTTGGATTATTGCACTTCTTCTGGAGGAAGTGAAACGAGAAGCAGTTTGTCTGCTCTAAAATTACAGAAGACGGCTACAAAGTTTCTACTTGAGTCATTTGGAAATGAGGTCAACATCAACACAGTATTTCAGCAACATATCTGTCATCAACAAATCGAATGAATATTGCTTTAAAGTTGTTTGATATGTTGTTCAGTCTTCGGGAGCTATTGTTTTTGAAATCCTACGAGATAGTCCTGTTCTTACAGCACGCCCTTCTCCAAAGTATCCAAAAGGTTTCTAGACATGAAGCATCCTCCAGTCGTTTCCAAAACCTTCAGTTTGCGCTACGACACCCGTTTCCTGGAGCTGGTTCGGCCCAGGCTGGCAGTGCTGGACCGGCGGGAGAGGACGGGCGTGGCAGTGGTGGGGGACGTCTCGTTGGGACAGCCGTGTTGGAGCAAAATATCAATGCACCCTTTGCTTCCTGTTTTTCGGGCCATCCTCATGGCTGTCTGGCCTTGGTTATCCTTCGCTTTCACATCGATGCCGtactgcagagagagagcacGACATTAACTCGTTAATAAGGTCACTTATGGAGTTAAATGTGGATTGAAGACGTGGaccagcatcagttttcttgtgctttcaagcttttttttaaaaaaaaaacacaggaaaaaacataatcagcaacttggcaagaaattttcttttttttctttttttatgcactattATTTTAtggtattggaaaaaaaaacatgttcaaaataaaaacttcaatcaatctgcagaaaaatattagtaaaaaacaaaaagacctgaaaattaacagGGATGGattgttatatattttcaaaaaatgacagaaaaaaagttaaggtAGAAAAGAGTGCTCAGTGAGCTGCAGATCTTTGCTGTTCGAACATGTGCTGCtgaaaatcatcacatttaagTGCATTTCTTGTGAAACTACACGTTATCATCTCTGTCTGCAAAACACAAGACCAGAATACTAAAAGCAGGCACCTCTGGAGCCCCGGGAGTCCCACACTCACTGCATGCCAAACGCTTTTTGTGATTCAGTAAAATACAGACGGCAGCAAACTGTGAATAATAGActaattgtgtgtcttttttctttcttttttttctttagaaaagtgatgtcgctcaaACAaacctagattttttaaaaaatctgcttgGGATGAGGACAGTTCAGGGTGTTTTGGCTGTGCCCAAAGTTGTCTCATTTTCTGGGACTCCATATTTAAAACTGATATTTCGGGGCACACGGTTGAACCTGATTGGACTCTTTTCAACTGTGTCAGCATTTAAAACCCTTTTAACATGTAGATTAGTTTTACTGAACTGGAAACAGGCTCAAACTTGCCGTGCAGCACCTTAAACTAGGAaaagttcatttattttaagaggCTCTGTGGACAAATTTTATAAGACTCTTTATTATGTGGAAGCGAGGCAGTAATAATCGTACCAATCAATCGTACAATCGTACAATCGTACCACTGTTACCAGACTAGATGTGGCGTCGATAATTAACATTAAAGCAACCTTGTATTTTAACcaatatttatactgtatatttaatatCACGTTCTTTTAACTCTTGACATTTCTGTGGCATTTTGTATAATTTGATGCTGCACATCTTTAAGATGTCGTATTATCATTAATTTTATGCACTTTATACActcaattttttgtttaatttttattaatgatgtcagtgggtttttattttgcatttattctaTTTCCCATCTTATGTTCTGCATTCTGTGCATTTACTTTTACTAGTTTTATCCagtgggttttatccatttgaagatgcactctatgtattctattctgattttattttatttttacatgcaggttttattatgtctttttgtcttttcacgTGGTGCATGTAATCTCTTTCTTGCAATGCAAGTTTGGCTGCATTTCATGTATGAAAGGGGCTTTACAAatactgtttattattattattattatttatttttaatctgtcCTGTCCTGTTTGAGAACtgaaaaacgttaaaaaaaaaaaaaaacccgaaaaaacagaaaagtt contains:
- the LOC121966754 gene encoding arf-GAP with GTPase, ANK repeat and PH domain-containing protein 1-like; this encodes MPAWLLSAVTDRDLPRLLLLLAHSTKDQINATPAGSSSPARSALHAACQLGDVVMTQLLIWYGIDVKAKDNQGQTAMRMARKTGSKGCIDILLQHGCPNETSPTTATPVLSRRSSTASLGRTSSRKRVS